The proteins below are encoded in one region of Brassica napus cultivar Da-Ae chromosome A6, Da-Ae, whole genome shotgun sequence:
- the LOC106396488 gene encoding calmodulin-binding protein 60 G-like isoform X1: MKMRDRPFHGASGYSGLKAHKLTFKTAVKKVMKHMSNNQIMVHMENMFRKIVREELERLIQQHHLSSSWSQIERPRSETPSSRSRFKLRFINSPPPSIFTGAKIEPKNGFPLAIELVEAATNARVVSGPLSSSRVDFVPLNADFTEESWTVDLFKRYILKPREGKRPLLAGDVTLTLKNGVGVVSIAFTDNSIWSRCRKFRLGARLTGDGAVEARSEAFKCKDQRGESYKKHHPPYPGDEVWRLEKIGKDGASALRLAEREIYTVKDFRRCYAKDPNELYNILAGVGGGISKKIWESIVSHAMCCVLDETEYYIYDATGHDVSLVFNSVYEVTKVFIGGVLRNVDQLPSYQLDQLKREAYQNISRFRDSRTFADHPQRSLQCQQNPGFGPGFQQHMDFQGPSDTSMHAFFTGACSTSQPEMLMGFENSPSQTFHIDPTFIPTFRNSFRVNQHDMVHDELQSVVSRGYNKNNEDENGFAYHHHHEMPSNWSPGAAVWEQQEYNNLCVSVSGTEEAGYDVRIANIGGSPRARWCKVKAAFKLRQVWRHTSARKRGKACKKPCLLY, from the exons ATGAAGATGCGAGACCGCCCTTTTCATGGGGCTAGTGGGTACAGTGGTTTAAAAGCTCATAAATTAACATTCAAGAC AGCCGTGAAGAAAGTCATGAAACATATGTCAAATAACCAAATCATGGTTCATATGGAGAACATGTTCAGAAAAATT GTTCGGGAGGAGCTTGAACGTCTTATTCAACAACACCACCTCTCTTCGTCGTGGTCCCAAATCGAGCGACCGCGTTCGGAAACGCCGTCTTCGCGTTCAAGATTCAAACTGCGGTTCATAAACTCGCCGCCGCCGTCGATATTCACTGGAGCCAAGATCGAACCCAAGAACGGTTTCCCGTTAGCTATCGAGCTAGTGGAAGCAGCCACGAACGCTCGAGTCGTCTCGGGACCGCTCTCGTCTTCTCGAGTTGACTTCGTGCCGCTGAACGCTGACTTCACGGAGGAAAGCTGGACCGTTGACTTATTCAAACGGTATATTCTAAAACCACGCGAAGGGAAACGTCCGTTACTAGCCGGAGATGTAACGTTGACTCTTAAGAACGGTGTTGGAGTGGTCTCCATCGCTTTCACGGATAACTCGATATGGTCTAGGTGTCGGAAGTTCCGGTTAGGTGCGAGACTAACCGGTGATGGAGCCGTGGAGGCTAGAAGTGAAGCGTTTAAGTGTAAAGACCAACGTGGAGAAT CTTATAAGAAACATCATCCTCCGTACCCCGGTGACGAGGTTTGGAGACTGGAGAAAATCGGGAAAGATGGCGCTTCAGCGTTGCGTTTAGCTGAACGGGAGATTTATACTGTCAAGGACTTCCGCCGTTGCTATGCAAAGGATCCAAACGAGTTATATAAT aTACTTGCTGGTGTTGGTGGAGGGATCTCAAAGAAAATATGGGAATCAATTGTATCCCACGCGATGTGTTGCGTTTTGGATGAAACAGAGTATTACATCTACGACGCAACCGGTCACGACGTATCACTTGTCTTCAACTCTGTTTATGAAGTGACCAAAGTGTTCATCGGCGGTGTTCTTAGAAACGTGGATCAGCTACCTAGCTATCAGCTGGACCAGTTGAAGCGTGAAGCTTATCAAAACATTAGCCGCTTTAGGGACAGTAGGACCTTTGCGGATCATCCACAAAGGTCCTTACAGTGCCAGCAGAATCCTGGATTTGGTCCTGGATTCCAGCAGCACATGGACTTTCAAG GGCCATCAGACACTTCGATGCATGCTTTCTTCACAGGTGCATGCTCCACTTCCCAACCCGAAATGCTGATGGGTTTCGAGAACTCACCATCCCAAACATTTCatatcgacccaacattcaTACCGACTTTCAGAAACAGCTTTAGGGTAAATCAACACGATATGGTACATGACGAATTACAAAGCGTGGTGTCAAGAGGTTATAACAAAAACAACGAGGATGAGAACGGTTTTGCTTATCATCACCATCACGAAATGCCCTCTAACTGGTCACCTGGTGCGGCGGTTTGGGAGCAACAAGAGTATAACAATTTGTGTGTTAGCGTGTCTGGCACGGAAGAAGCTGGGTATGATGTTCGTATTGCAAACATTGGGGGATCTCCGAGAGCCAGGTGGTGCAAGGTTAAGGCAGCTTTCAAGCTCCGACAAGTTTGGAGACACACAAGTGCTAGAAAGCGAGGGAAAGCTTGTAAGAAGCCTTGCCTGTTGTATTAG
- the LOC106396825 gene encoding protein DEHYDRATION-INDUCED 19 homolog 6, protein MDSDSWTDRLASASRRYQLDFLSRSDNFLGLEEIEGEDDFREEYACPFCSDYFDIVSLCCHIDEDHPMNTINGVCPVCAVKVSSDMVAHITLQHANMFKVTTRKRKARRGGAQSMLSILKREFPDGNFQSLLEGTSRVVPPSSATIAADPLLSSFITPMADELFISESGLCGETSSAKKALNQSLPERKVEKKSLSAEDHREKLKQSEFVQGIFCSTILDDGL, encoded by the exons atggattccGATTCGTGGACTGATCGTCTCGCATCGGCTTCGAGGAGATACCAGCTCGATTTCTTGTCCCGATCTG ATAATTTCTTGGGGTTGGAGGAGATAGAGGGAGAAGATGACTTCAGGGAGGAGTATGCTTGCCCCTTCTGCTCTGACTACTTTGATATCGTCTCTCTCTGCTGCCACATAGACGAAGATCATCCTATGAACACAATTAATGGG GTGTGCCCCGTTTGTGCGGTGAAAGTGAGTTCCGATATGGTTGCTCATATAACACTTCAACATGCAAACATGTTCAAG GTGACGACGAGGAAAAGGAAAGCAAGAAGAGGTGGGGCTCAGTCCATGCTATCGATCTTGAAGAGAGAGTTTCCTGATGGAAACTTTCAGAGCTTGTTAGAAGGAACCTCGCGTGTTGTGCCTCCTTCGTCTGCCACTATAGCTGCTGACCCTTTGCTGTCTTCGTTCATTACGCCAATGGCAGATGAGCTTTTCATTTCTGAATCAGGTTTATGTGGAGAGACAAGTTCTGCCAAGAAGGCATTGAATCAGAGTTTGCCTGAACG GAAGGTTGAGAAGAAGTCGCTTTCAGCAGAGGATCACAGAGAAAAGTTGAAACAGAGCGAGTTTGTTCAAGGGATTTTCTGCTCTACGATTCTTGATGATGGATTATAA
- the LOC106392432 gene encoding kinesin-like protein KIN-14G, with amino-acid sequence MASASEMNDLSFSVVSIVEDVLQQHSSRSSDVGLLVPRRVEESSLRRYEAAGWLREMIGVSGGRDFPAEPSEEDFRLGLRSGIVLCNVLNKVSPGSVSKVVEAPDDVADGAALCAFQYFENIRNFLVAVEELGLPSFEASDMEKGGKSIRIVNCILALKSYSEWKLKGGTGPFRYGSNMKNNFGSRKPFLRKSSEPFMSSMSRTHPSTDQPACSDVGQEGDSRSINALVRSFISERKHEDIPTVVESVLHKVMEEIQQRLSIQNEMMKSSSKHIPEDDSSCETVVQSQQSDIRQHEEAEDNSPSQVVEEKIQRVNSEHYEEQEILLNQQKHIQELKQTLYTTKTGMKLLQKKYQEDFFHLGTHLNGLAYAATGYKRVLEENRKLYNLVQDLKGNIRVYCRVRPFMPGQPTSLSTVENIEEGTITIRVPSKYGKEGHKPFMFNKVFGPSATQEEVFSDMQPLVRSVLDGYNVCIFAYGQTGSGKTFTMSGPKELTEESLGVNYRALADLFLLSDQRKDTTSYEISVQMLEIYNEQVRDLLATDAQTKRLEIRNNSHNGINVPEANLVPVSSTDDVIQLMDVGQMNRAVSSTAMNDRSSRSHSCVTVHVQGRDLTSGAILHGSMHLVDLAGSERVDKSEVTGDRLKEAQHINKSLSALGDVISSLSQKNAHVPYRNSKLTQLLQDSLGGSAKTLMFVHVSPEAETVGETISTLKFAERVGSVELGAARVNKDNSEVKELKEQIANLKMALARKGNGNGNGNGNGNEAQPTAPPQNQRISRRRSLETPIFRPKLPTMGNAPSNLKPQVMDLSGPEAFSDTASSRRHSLDLHELMKSSIPSWPRQTLDTNEEDREFKSGEWIDKHTELNQDDNLLSPDKFYQSINPQQLNGGKQDFEVQSITDNESDGVASDCSDSDLMWRLNVQVNVPRVSNKQSSANPKPKKIKPKTTKVSETRSLIPSLIPAPSKRPPNTVSSQPQRPTRDGRRRLSLGK; translated from the exons ATGGCGTCGGCATCGGAGATGAATGATCTTTCGTTTTCAGTAGTATCCATCGTGGAAGATGTTCTTCAACAGCATAGCAGCCGATCAAGCGACGTTGGGCTGTTGGTTCCCCGGAGAGTCGAGGAATCTT CTCTAAGAAGATACGAAGCTGCCGGGTGGCTTAGAGAAATGATCGGAGTTTCTGGCGGTAGAGATTTCCCCGCGGAGCCTTCTGAAGAGGATTTTAGGCTTGGTTTGCGAAGCGGGATCGTGCTTTGCAATGTTCTTAACAAAGTTAGTCCTGGATCTGTCTCAAAG GTTGTTGAAGCGCCTGATGATGTTGCAGATGGAGCTGCACTCTGTGCTTTCCAGTACTTTGAGAACATCAGGAACTTTCTTGTTGCTGTAGAGGAATTGGGGTTGCCATCGTTTGAAGCTTCTGACATGGAGAAG GGAGGGAAGTCTATAAGGATAGTGAACTGCATCCTTGCACTTAAATCTTACAGCGAGTGGAAACTGAAAGGTGGAACTGGTCCGTTTAGGTATGGATCCAACATGAAGAATAATTTTGGATCCAGGAAACCATTTCTCAGAAAAAGCTCAGAGCCCTTCATGAGCTCCATGTCAAGAACTCATCCATCGACTGATCAACCTGCGTGTTCTGATGTTGGGCAAGAA GGTGATTCTAGATCTATCAACGCGCTTGTTCGCTCATTTATTTCTGAAAGAAAGCATGAAGATATTCCAACT GTTGTAGAGTCTGTGTTGCACAAAGTTATGGAAGAAATCCAGCAGCGGTTGTCAATCCAAAATGAAATG ATGAAATCAAGTTCAAAGCATATTCCAGAAGATGATTCATCCTGCGAGACAGTGGTACAGTCTCAGCAGAGTGACATAAGACAACATGAGGAAGCAGAAGACAATAGTCCGTCACAGGTCGTAGAAGAAAAAATTCAAAGAGTAAATTCTGAACACTACGAAGAACAGGAAATTCTTCTAAATCAACAAAAGCACATTCAG GAATTGAAGCAAACTTTATACACTACGAAAACGGGAATGAAACTACTGCAGAAGAAGTATCAAGAAGACTTTTTTCACCTAG GCACGCATTTGAATGGTTTAGCTTACGCGGCTACGGGATACAAAAGAGTTCTTGAAGAAAACCGCAAATTGTACAACCTAGTGCAGGACTTAAAAG GAAACATACGGGTGTACTGTCGGGTTAGGCCATTCATGCCCGGCCAACCAACTAGTTTGAGTACCGTGGAAAACATAGAAGAAGGGACTATCACGATCAGAGTGCCATCAAAGTATGGGAAAGAAGGACACAAACCATTCATGTTCAACAAAGTCTTTGGTCCTTCCGCAACACAAG AGGAAGTATTTTCAGACATGCAGCCTTTGGTACGGTCGGTTCTTGATGGCTACAATGTCTGCATCTTTGCTTACGGCCAAACCGGGTCCGGGAAAACTTTTACCATG TCAGGGCCTAAGGAACTGACTGAAGAAAGCCTAGGTGTGAACTACAGGGCACTAGCAGACCTGTTTCTCTTATCGGATCAAAGAAAAGACACGACCAGCTACGAAATCTCGGTGCAGATGCTTGAAATTTACAACGAGCAAGTCAGAGATCTACTTGCCACAGATGCCCAAACTAAAAG GTTGGAAATCAGAAACAACTCTCACAATGGAATTAACGTTCCGGAAGCAaatcttgtgcctgtctcatccaCGGATGACGTTATACAGCTAATGGATGTTGGACAAATGAACCGTGCAGTGAGCTCTACTGCCATGAATGACAGAAGTAGTCGATCTCACAG CTGTGTCACTGTTCATGTTCAAGGCAGAGACCTCACGTCCGGTGCTATCCTCCATGGTTCTATGCATCTGGTTGATCTTGCAGGAAGCGAGAGAGTGGACAAGTCCGAGGTGACTGGAGACAGGCTGAAGGAGGCTCAACACATCAACAAGTCCCTTTCGGCTCTTGGAGATGTTATCTCTTCACTTTCCCAGAAGAATGCTCATGTTCCTTACAGAAACAGTAAACTCACCCAGCTGCTGCAGGACTCCCTCg GAGGATCAGCCAAGACGCTTATGTTTGTCCACGTTAGTCCAGAAGCTGAAACTGTTGGAGAAACTATTAGCACTCTGAAGTTTGCTGAACGAGTAGGGAGTGTTGAGCTAGGCGCTGCTCGTGTGAACAAAGATAACTCAGAGGTCAAGGAGCTTAAAGAACAG ATTGCTAATCTTAAAATGGCTCTAGCGAGGAAAGGAAATGGTAATGGTAATGGTAATGGTAATGGTAACGAGGCACAACCAACCGCTCCACCACAAAACCAGAGAATATCGAGAAGAAGATCACTTGAAACTCCTATCTTTCGACCCAAACTTCCTACCATGGGGAACGCACCAAGCAACCTTAAGCCCCAAGTTATGGATCTAAGTGGACCAGAG GCTTTTAGTGATACTGCATCTTCAAGAAGACACAGCTTAGATCTCCATGAGCTAATGAAATCTTCTATTCCGTCTTGGCCGAGGCAAACTCTCGACACAAACGAAGAGGATAGAGAGTTTAAGTCAGGGGAGTGGATAGATAAACACACAGAGTTGAATCAAGATGATAACTTACTTTCCCCGGATAAATTCTACCAGTCAATAAATCCTCAACAACT AAACGGTGGGAAACAAGACTTCGAAGTACAGAGTATTACAGATAACGAATCTGATGGCGTAGCAAGCGACTGCTCAGATTCTGATTTGATGTGGCGACTGAACGTTCAAGTGAATGTTCCCAGAGTTTCTAATAAACAAAGTTCAGCAAACCCCAAACCAAAGAAAATTAAGCCAAAAACTACCAAAGTCTCAGAAACCAG AAGTTTAATCCCATCGCTGATCCCAGCACCAAGCAAGAGACCTCCTAACACCGTGAGCTCGCAGCCGCAGCGACCAACCAGAGATGGAAGACGCAGACTGAGTTTAGGCAAGTGA
- the LOC106390215 gene encoding exonuclease DPD1, chloroplastic/mitochondrial-like: MCISISQVSRFRTNLFLGSSCCERVHGWFKNNSTPKLLNIRSSSVNGKSRWVRRNVSTTTQGGRSNTKSSVLGGAVPVTRIVDAESTAKIQQQQPFGNLQQRLAENKDLSSLLTVIVSDLETTGLHRVKERIIEIAAQDLAGGENSTFQSLINPGVPILNASIHGIRNDMVCRPEVPRMEEMIPIFLRYVQSRQKPGGYVMIVAHNGKTFDFQFLINEFNRCSYEIPPNWLFFDSLPLARESMKSVDATVKPKASLSALGDYYNLVRDGDAHRALSDVLLLSQVFQRLTIDLKLSLSDLVLRSYTTSDLIAAMAKNKKA; the protein is encoded by the exons ATGTGTATCTCAATCTCGCAAGTCTCTAGATTCAGAACCAACCTATTCTTAGGAAGCTCTTGCTGTGAACGTGTCCACGGCTGGTTCAAGAACAACTCAACCCCGAAGCTGCTTAATATCAGATCCTCCTCGGTCAATGGAAAGAGCAGATGGGTCAGGCGTAATGTGAGCACAACTACACAAGGAGGCAGGAGCAACACCAAGAGCAGCGTCCTGGGAGGAGCGGTTCCTGTCACCAGGATAGTAGACGCAGAGAGCACGGCCAAGATACAACAACAACAGCCTTTTGGAAACCTTCAGCAGCGTCTTGCTGAAAACAAAGATCTCTCTAGTCTCCTCACTGTTATAGTCTCTGATCTCGAGACGACAGGATTGCATAGGGTGAAGGAGAGGATTATCGAAATCGCAGCTCAGGATCTAGCTGGTGGTGAGAACAGTACGTTTCAAAGTCTGATCAACCCTGGTGTTCCTATATTGAATGCTAGTATCCATGGGATCAGGAATGATATGGTTTGTAGACCTGAGGTTCCAAG AATGGAGGAGATGATACCGATCTTTCTACGGTATGTTCAGAGTAGACAGAAGCCTGGTGGTTATGTAATGATTGTTGCACATAACGGCAAAACATTTGATTTTCAGTTCTTGATCAACGAGTTTAACCGTTGCTCTTACGAGATTCCTCCTAACTGGCTGTTCTTTGACTCGCTACCACTCGCTAGAGAGAGCATGAAGTCTGTAG ACGCAACGGTTAAGCCAAAAGCATCGTTATCAGCGCTAGGGGATTACTACAATCTTGTAAGGGATGGTGACGCTCACAGAGCATTGTCAGATGTGTTACTCTTGTCTCAGGTGTTTCAGAGACTAACCATTGATCTCAAGCTCTCACTCTCTGATCTTGTCCTCCGCTCTTACACCACATCCGACCTTATTGCTGCCATGGCAAAGAACAAGAAGGCCTGA
- the LOC106396488 gene encoding calmodulin-binding protein 60 G-like isoform X2, translated as MIELSTNLHITKIRVREELERLIQQHHLSSSWSQIERPRSETPSSRSRFKLRFINSPPPSIFTGAKIEPKNGFPLAIELVEAATNARVVSGPLSSSRVDFVPLNADFTEESWTVDLFKRYILKPREGKRPLLAGDVTLTLKNGVGVVSIAFTDNSIWSRCRKFRLGARLTGDGAVEARSEAFKCKDQRGESYKKHHPPYPGDEVWRLEKIGKDGASALRLAEREIYTVKDFRRCYAKDPNELYNILAGVGGGISKKIWESIVSHAMCCVLDETEYYIYDATGHDVSLVFNSVYEVTKVFIGGVLRNVDQLPSYQLDQLKREAYQNISRFRDSRTFADHPQRSLQCQQNPGFGPGFQQHMDFQGPSDTSMHAFFTGACSTSQPEMLMGFENSPSQTFHIDPTFIPTFRNSFRVNQHDMVHDELQSVVSRGYNKNNEDENGFAYHHHHEMPSNWSPGAAVWEQQEYNNLCVSVSGTEEAGYDVRIANIGGSPRARWCKVKAAFKLRQVWRHTSARKRGKACKKPCLLY; from the exons ATGATCGAGTTATCTACTAATCTACATATAACTAAAATACGT GTTCGGGAGGAGCTTGAACGTCTTATTCAACAACACCACCTCTCTTCGTCGTGGTCCCAAATCGAGCGACCGCGTTCGGAAACGCCGTCTTCGCGTTCAAGATTCAAACTGCGGTTCATAAACTCGCCGCCGCCGTCGATATTCACTGGAGCCAAGATCGAACCCAAGAACGGTTTCCCGTTAGCTATCGAGCTAGTGGAAGCAGCCACGAACGCTCGAGTCGTCTCGGGACCGCTCTCGTCTTCTCGAGTTGACTTCGTGCCGCTGAACGCTGACTTCACGGAGGAAAGCTGGACCGTTGACTTATTCAAACGGTATATTCTAAAACCACGCGAAGGGAAACGTCCGTTACTAGCCGGAGATGTAACGTTGACTCTTAAGAACGGTGTTGGAGTGGTCTCCATCGCTTTCACGGATAACTCGATATGGTCTAGGTGTCGGAAGTTCCGGTTAGGTGCGAGACTAACCGGTGATGGAGCCGTGGAGGCTAGAAGTGAAGCGTTTAAGTGTAAAGACCAACGTGGAGAAT CTTATAAGAAACATCATCCTCCGTACCCCGGTGACGAGGTTTGGAGACTGGAGAAAATCGGGAAAGATGGCGCTTCAGCGTTGCGTTTAGCTGAACGGGAGATTTATACTGTCAAGGACTTCCGCCGTTGCTATGCAAAGGATCCAAACGAGTTATATAAT aTACTTGCTGGTGTTGGTGGAGGGATCTCAAAGAAAATATGGGAATCAATTGTATCCCACGCGATGTGTTGCGTTTTGGATGAAACAGAGTATTACATCTACGACGCAACCGGTCACGACGTATCACTTGTCTTCAACTCTGTTTATGAAGTGACCAAAGTGTTCATCGGCGGTGTTCTTAGAAACGTGGATCAGCTACCTAGCTATCAGCTGGACCAGTTGAAGCGTGAAGCTTATCAAAACATTAGCCGCTTTAGGGACAGTAGGACCTTTGCGGATCATCCACAAAGGTCCTTACAGTGCCAGCAGAATCCTGGATTTGGTCCTGGATTCCAGCAGCACATGGACTTTCAAG GGCCATCAGACACTTCGATGCATGCTTTCTTCACAGGTGCATGCTCCACTTCCCAACCCGAAATGCTGATGGGTTTCGAGAACTCACCATCCCAAACATTTCatatcgacccaacattcaTACCGACTTTCAGAAACAGCTTTAGGGTAAATCAACACGATATGGTACATGACGAATTACAAAGCGTGGTGTCAAGAGGTTATAACAAAAACAACGAGGATGAGAACGGTTTTGCTTATCATCACCATCACGAAATGCCCTCTAACTGGTCACCTGGTGCGGCGGTTTGGGAGCAACAAGAGTATAACAATTTGTGTGTTAGCGTGTCTGGCACGGAAGAAGCTGGGTATGATGTTCGTATTGCAAACATTGGGGGATCTCCGAGAGCCAGGTGGTGCAAGGTTAAGGCAGCTTTCAAGCTCCGACAAGTTTGGAGACACACAAGTGCTAGAAAGCGAGGGAAAGCTTGTAAGAAGCCTTGCCTGTTGTATTAG
- the LOC125575909 gene encoding uncharacterized protein LOC125575909 has protein sequence MGDQPVTKADFEGFAEGLREATTNLTAVTAQLANLVTALNNQVVAYPNQVNNAGQRGGERRPIRGQQGRNNRDVVVDNSSSEEESEEEIAEGNQQNNYDYRVKADIPLFYGTMGVEEFLDWQIDVDQFFDVMGVPENKQVKMVAVKLKKTAAVWWDKLVVQRQRQRRGPVRTWRRMKQLMLERFLPEDYEQILYKMYLDCVQGNRTVTEYTAEFLRFSERNELGETENQKVARYISGLKGSLHGKMGLQTVWTVQEASSLALKAELMEKSSRGFSAFRRNTAQTNFEPTSEKEKSVANKDSNPGNKGASSSNSIQQNKAPAQRQNNPYAKPSIDKCFRCQGHGHKSNVCPSRRTVAIIEEEDEEDEKDFAENEEYEGAKFAEEESGEMINFVLQRVLLSSKEEGQRKNLFRTHCSIQNKVCNVIVDNGSSENLVSQKLVDYLKLPTTRHEKPYGLGWVKRGSQVRVSMTCKVRISIGKHYKEEITCDVLDMDVCHILLGRPWQYDNDITYRGRDNMIMFTWGNHKIAMAPVKDFCNTAKEKKSSFLVMTHDDKELDGDVQEAKCFYPLVVKGLLSAATEETSTPREVLEILDDFKELIAEELPNDLPPMRDIQHHIDLIPGSSLPNLPHYRMSPKENEILREQIEDLLRKGFIRESMSPCAVPVLLVPKKGNQWRICVDSRAINKITIKYRFPIPRLEDMLDELSGSKVFSKIDLRSGYHQIRIRPGDEWKTAFKSKDGLFEWMVMPFGLSNAPSTFIRLMNQVLRPFIGSFVVVYFDDILIYSKTKDEHMEHLKQVLQVLQENQLYINLKKCTFCTNKLLFLGFVIGEEGIQVDQEKVSAIRDWPVPKSVTEIRSFHGLATFYRRFVRDFSTITAPITECLKKGKFHWGSEQEESFALIKERLCTAPVLALPDFDKVFQVECDASGVGIGAVLSQEKRPIAFFSEKLSEARQK, from the coding sequence ATGGGTGATCAACCAGTAACCAAAGCCGACTTCGAGGGTTTCGCAGAAGGTTTAAGGGAGGCAACCACAAACCTCACTGCTGTAACTGCTCAATTGGCAAATCTGGTAACTGCGTTAAATAATCAGGTTGTGGCTTATCCCAATCAGGTTAATAACGCCGGTCAAAGAGGTGGAGAAAGAAGACCAATTCGGGGTCAACAAGGTCGAAACAATCGTGATGTTGTTGTTGATAATTCTAGttcagaagaagaatcagaagaagaaatagCTGAAGGAAACCAACAAAACAATTATGATTATCGGGTAAAAGCCGATATTCCATTGTTCTATGGAACTATGGGAGTGGAGGAGTTTCTTGATTGGCAAATTGATGTTGATCAATTTTTTGATGTCATGGGCGTTCCTGAGAATAAACAAGTTAAGATGGTAGCTGTCAAACTGAAGAAGACTGCTGCAGTGTGGTGGGATAAACTCGTTGTCCAAAGGCAAAGACAAAGGAGAGGACCAGTTAGGACTTGGCGTCGAATGAAGCAATTAATGCTGGAGCGATTCTTACCGGAAGATTACGAACAAATTCTTTACAAGATGTATCTCGATTGTGTTCAAGGAAACAGAACTGTGACCGAGTACACAGCTGAATTCTTGCGTTTCTCTGAACGCAATGAGTTAGGCGAAACAGAGAATCAGAAGGTGGCTAGGTACATCAGTGGGTTAAAGGGTTCTCTTCATGGAAAGATGGGTTTGCAAACCGTATGGACCGTGCAGGAAGCTTCCAGTCTAGCATTAAAAGCTGAGTTAATGGAGAAGTCATCACGCGGGTTCTCAGCATTTAGAAGAAACACGGCTCAGACCAATTTTGAACCAACAAGTGAGAAAGAAAAGAGTGTAGCCAATAAAGACTCCAATCCGGGAAACAAAGGAGCTAGTAGCTCTAACTCAATCCAACAGAACAAGGCACCAGCTCAGAGACAAAACAATCCTTATGCTAAGCCTTCCATTGACAAGTGTTTCCGTTGCCAAGGACATGGTCATAAATCAAATGTCTGTCCAAGTCGGAGAACAGTTGCTATaatagaggaagaagatgaagaggatgAAAAGGATTTCGCTGAGAATGAAGAATATGAGGGAGCTAAATTCGCTGAAGAAGAATCTGGAGAGATGATAAACTTTGTGCTGCAACGAGTCTTGTTATCATCTAAAGAAGAAGGCCAACGTAAGAATTTGTTTAGAACACATTGTTCTATTCAAAACAAGGTGTGTAATGTGATTGTGGATAATGGAAGCTCGGAGAATTTAGTTTCTCAAAAGCTGGTGGACTATCTGAAGTTACCCACAACCCGTCATGAGAAACCGTACGGTCTTGGTTGGGTGAAGAGAGGATCACAAGTTCGAGTTAGCATGACTTGCAAAGTTCGCATATCTATAGGTAAACATTATAAGGAGGAGATCACTTGTGACGTTCTTGACATGGATGTTTGTCACATTCTTCTTGGACGACCTTGGCAGTATGATAACGATATCACATATCGAGGTCGAGACAATATGATAATGTTTACGTGGGGCAACCATAAAATTGCCATGGCACCTGTTAAGGATTTTTGTAACACTGCGAAGGAAAAGAAGTCAAGTTTCTTGGTTATGACACATGACGACAAAGAGCTTGATGGGGATGTTCAAGAAGCAAAGTGTTTCTATCCCTTGGTTGTTAAAGGGTTGTTGAGTGCAGCAACGGAGGAAACGTCAACCCCACGAGAAGTGTTAGAAATTCTGGATGATTTCAAAGAGTTGATTGCGGAAGAACTTCCTAATGATCTACCTCCCATGAGAGATATTCAGCATCATATTGACTTGATTCCAGGATCCAGTCTGCCAAATCTTCCCCATTACCGTATGAGCCCTAAGGAGAATGAGATTTTAAGGGAACAGATTGAAGATTTGCTGAGAAAAGGATTTATTCGTGAGAGCATGAGTCCATGTGCCGTACCGGTTCTGCTAGTTCCTAAGAAAGGTAACCAGTGGAGGATTTGTGTTGATAGTAGAGCCATTAATAAGATAACCATTAAATATCGATTCCCTATACCCCGGTTGGAAgatatgcttgatgagttgTCAGGTTCTAAGGTGTTTTCAAAGATAGATCTTCGAAGTGGTTATCATCAAATTCGAATCAGGCctggagatgagtggaaaactgcttttAAGAGTAAAGACGGATTATTCGAATGGATGGTGATGCCTTTTGGGTTGTCAAATGCTCCTAGCACTTTCATAAGATTAATGAACCAGGTTCTCCGCCCGTTCATTGGTTCTTTTGTGGTGGTttattttgatgacattttgATATACAGTAAAACAAAAGACGAGCATATGGAACATTTGAAGCAAGTTTTGCAGGTTTTACAAGAAAACCAACTGTACATCAATCTTAAAAAATGTACGTTCTGCACCAACAAGCTGTTATTTCTTGGATTTGTTATTGGTGAAGAAGGGATTCAGGTTGACCAGGAGAAAGTGAGTGCCATAAGGGATTGGCCGGTTCCTAAGTCAGTCACTGAGATACGCAGCTTTCATGGTCTAGCTACTTTCTACAGAAGATTTGTTAGAGATTTTAGTACCATTACTGCGCCTATCACTGAGTGTTTGAAGAAAGGGAAGTTTCATTGGGGATCCGAACAGGAAGAGAGTTTTGCTTTAATTAAAGAGAGGCTTTGTACTGCACCAGTATTAGCCTTACCCGATTTTGACAAAGTGTTTCAAGTGGAATGTGACGCTAGTGGTGTGGGAATAGGTGCCGTCTTATCACAAGAAAAACGAccgatagctttctttagtgaAAAGTTAAGTGAAGCTCGCCAAAAGTAG